One stretch of Oncorhynchus gorbuscha isolate QuinsamMale2020 ecotype Even-year linkage group LG21, OgorEven_v1.0, whole genome shotgun sequence DNA includes these proteins:
- the LOC124008168 gene encoding importin subunit alpha-4-like isoform X1, with protein sequence MAENADLDNHRIKSFKNKGRDVETMRRHRNEVTVELRKNKRDEHLLKKRNVPQEESLEDSDIDSDFKGQNVTLEAILQNAVSDNGLIQLSAVQAARKLLSSDRNPPIDDLIKSGILPILVKCLERDDNPSLQFEAAWALTNIASGTSQQTQAVVKSSPDAVPLFLRLLQSPHQNVCEQAVWALGNIIGDGPQCRDYVISLGVVKPLLSFINPSIPITFLRNVTWVIVNLCRNKDPPPPMETVQEILPALCVLIYHTDINILVDTVWALSYLTDGGNEQIQMVIDSGVVPFLVPLLSHQEVKVQTAALRAVGNIVTGTDEQTQVVLNCDVLSHFPNLLTHPKEKINKEAVWFLSNITAGNQQQVQAVIDAGLLPMIIHQLAKGDFGTQKEAAWAISNLTISGRKDQVEYLVQQNVVPPFCSLLSVKDSQVVQVVLDGLKNVLIMAGDEASTIAEIIEECGGLEKIENLQQHENEDIYKLAFEIIDQYFSGDDIDEDPSLIPEATQGGTFNFDPATNLQAKEFKF encoded by the exons ATGGCAGAAAACGCCGATTTGGATAACCACCGAATTAAGAGCTTCAAAAACAAGGGACGCGATGTCGAG aCTATGCGAAGACATCGCAATGAAGTGACAGTGGAGCTGAGAAAG AACAAACGAGATGAGCACCTTCTGAAGAAGAGGAACGTTCCACAGGAGGAGAGCCTGGAAGACTCAGACATAGACTCTGACTTTAAAGGG CAAAATGTAACACTGGAAGCCATCTTACAG AATGCTGTCAGTGACAACGGACTCATCCAGCTCAGTGCCGTGCAGGCAGCCAGAAAACTCCTGTCCAGTGACAGAAACCCCCCCATCGACGACTTGATTAAATCCGGCATCCTGCCCATCCTGGTCAAATGCCTAGAGAGGGACGACAA tccctctctccagtTTGAGGCTGCCTGGGCGTTGACCAACATAGCATCAGGGACGTCACAACAGACTCAAGCTGTGGTCAAATCTA GTCCAGATGCTGTGCCTCTATTTCTGCGGCTGCTACAATCTCCTCACCAGAACGTATGTGAACAGGCTGTGTGGGCGCTAGGCAACATCATCG GCGATGGACCGCAGTGCAGGGATTACGTAATCTCCCTGGGCGTGGTCAAGCCCCTGCTGTCGTTTATtaacccctccatccccatcacCTTCCTCCGCAACGTCACCTGGGTCATCGTCAACCTCTGCCGCAACAAGGACCCACCGCCCCCCATGGAGACCGTACAGGAG atTCTACCTGCTCTCTGTGTATTGATATACCACACTGATATAAAT ATCCTAGTGGATACAGTGTGGGCCTTGTCCTATCTCACAGATGGAGGGAACGAACAGATCCAGATGGTCATCGACTCGGGGGTTGTTCCCTTCCTCGTCCCCCTGCTCAGCCACCAAGAGGTCAAAGTTCAG ACTGCAGCTCTGAGGGCAGTGGGGAACATTGTGACGGGGACAGACGAGCAGACGCAGGTGGTGCTCAACTGTGACGTCCTCTCGCACTTCCCCAACCTGCTCACACACCCCAAGGAGAAGATCAACAAG GAGGCCGTGTGGTTCCTGTCCAACATCACAGCAGGCAACCAGCAGCAGGTGCAGGCCGTCATCGACGCTGGCCTGCTGCCCATGATCATCCACCAGCTGGCTAAG GGAGACTTTGGCACACAGAAGGAGGCAGCCTGGGCAATCAGCAACTTGACAATAAGTGGAAGAAAAGATCAG GTAGAGTACCTGGTGCAGCAGAATGTGGTTCCTCCGTTCTGCAGCCTGCTGTCTGTGAAGGACTCCCAGGTGGTTCAAGTGGTCCTAGACGGCCTCAAGAACGTCCTCATCATGGCCGGGGACGAGGCCAGCACCATCGCTGAGATCATAGAGGAGTGTGGAG GTCTAGAGAAGATCGAGAACCTTCAGCAGCATGAAAACGAGGATATCTACAAACTAGCCTTCGAGATCATCGACCAGTACTTCTCAGGAGACGAT ATTGACGAGGATCCCAGCTTGATCCCCGAAGCCACTCAGGGCGGAACATTCAACTTTGACCCCGCCACCAACCTGCAAGCAAAGGAGTTCAAGTTTTAA
- the LOC124008168 gene encoding importin subunit alpha-4-like isoform X2, protein MAENADLDNHRIKSFKNKGRDVETMRRHRNEVTVELRKNKRDEHLLKKRNVPQEESLEDSDIDSDFKGQNVTLEAILQNAVSDNGLIQLSAVQAARKLLSSDRNPPIDDLIKSGILPILVKCLERDDNPSLQFEAAWALTNIASGTSQQTQAVVKSNAVPLFLRLLQSPHQNVCEQAVWALGNIIGDGPQCRDYVISLGVVKPLLSFINPSIPITFLRNVTWVIVNLCRNKDPPPPMETVQEILPALCVLIYHTDINILVDTVWALSYLTDGGNEQIQMVIDSGVVPFLVPLLSHQEVKVQTAALRAVGNIVTGTDEQTQVVLNCDVLSHFPNLLTHPKEKINKEAVWFLSNITAGNQQQVQAVIDAGLLPMIIHQLAKGDFGTQKEAAWAISNLTISGRKDQVEYLVQQNVVPPFCSLLSVKDSQVVQVVLDGLKNVLIMAGDEASTIAEIIEECGGLEKIENLQQHENEDIYKLAFEIIDQYFSGDDIDEDPSLIPEATQGGTFNFDPATNLQAKEFKF, encoded by the exons ATGGCAGAAAACGCCGATTTGGATAACCACCGAATTAAGAGCTTCAAAAACAAGGGACGCGATGTCGAG aCTATGCGAAGACATCGCAATGAAGTGACAGTGGAGCTGAGAAAG AACAAACGAGATGAGCACCTTCTGAAGAAGAGGAACGTTCCACAGGAGGAGAGCCTGGAAGACTCAGACATAGACTCTGACTTTAAAGGG CAAAATGTAACACTGGAAGCCATCTTACAG AATGCTGTCAGTGACAACGGACTCATCCAGCTCAGTGCCGTGCAGGCAGCCAGAAAACTCCTGTCCAGTGACAGAAACCCCCCCATCGACGACTTGATTAAATCCGGCATCCTGCCCATCCTGGTCAAATGCCTAGAGAGGGACGACAA tccctctctccagtTTGAGGCTGCCTGGGCGTTGACCAACATAGCATCAGGGACGTCACAACAGACTCAAGCTGTGGTCAAATCTA ATGCTGTGCCTCTATTTCTGCGGCTGCTACAATCTCCTCACCAGAACGTATGTGAACAGGCTGTGTGGGCGCTAGGCAACATCATCG GCGATGGACCGCAGTGCAGGGATTACGTAATCTCCCTGGGCGTGGTCAAGCCCCTGCTGTCGTTTATtaacccctccatccccatcacCTTCCTCCGCAACGTCACCTGGGTCATCGTCAACCTCTGCCGCAACAAGGACCCACCGCCCCCCATGGAGACCGTACAGGAG atTCTACCTGCTCTCTGTGTATTGATATACCACACTGATATAAAT ATCCTAGTGGATACAGTGTGGGCCTTGTCCTATCTCACAGATGGAGGGAACGAACAGATCCAGATGGTCATCGACTCGGGGGTTGTTCCCTTCCTCGTCCCCCTGCTCAGCCACCAAGAGGTCAAAGTTCAG ACTGCAGCTCTGAGGGCAGTGGGGAACATTGTGACGGGGACAGACGAGCAGACGCAGGTGGTGCTCAACTGTGACGTCCTCTCGCACTTCCCCAACCTGCTCACACACCCCAAGGAGAAGATCAACAAG GAGGCCGTGTGGTTCCTGTCCAACATCACAGCAGGCAACCAGCAGCAGGTGCAGGCCGTCATCGACGCTGGCCTGCTGCCCATGATCATCCACCAGCTGGCTAAG GGAGACTTTGGCACACAGAAGGAGGCAGCCTGGGCAATCAGCAACTTGACAATAAGTGGAAGAAAAGATCAG GTAGAGTACCTGGTGCAGCAGAATGTGGTTCCTCCGTTCTGCAGCCTGCTGTCTGTGAAGGACTCCCAGGTGGTTCAAGTGGTCCTAGACGGCCTCAAGAACGTCCTCATCATGGCCGGGGACGAGGCCAGCACCATCGCTGAGATCATAGAGGAGTGTGGAG GTCTAGAGAAGATCGAGAACCTTCAGCAGCATGAAAACGAGGATATCTACAAACTAGCCTTCGAGATCATCGACCAGTACTTCTCAGGAGACGAT ATTGACGAGGATCCCAGCTTGATCCCCGAAGCCACTCAGGGCGGAACATTCAACTTTGACCCCGCCACCAACCTGCAAGCAAAGGAGTTCAAGTTTTAA
- the LOC124008169 gene encoding putative potassium channel regulatory protein gives MSAQDLITFNIGGQTFTTTLLTLRRHQDSRIARILDGKDVDFKVISGQVFVDRDGTFFKYILDYMRTGQITLPAEFSDYNGLAQEAQFYGLHPLALWVERNSHRSRVEVLELRFSVQETHGFFQIFCSNNKTLEALARRISIFVEHPNLNGNFPHLPQNSSTPHPVPVQRPSHHNMVFHCGTDQLASDDFSARFVTIEPDDRKLFNSTNVLGLLVDTLLKDGFRLIDTRTVSQEEKTECYMFERSRNTQIVVLSETPRAEHLRRQNTQSQLVEGKKK, from the exons ATGAGTGCCCAGGACTTAATAACATTCAATATTGGAGGTCAAACATTCACCACTACTCTGTTAACTCTCAGAAGACACCAAGACTCAAGAATAGCTAGGATCCTGGATGGCAAAGACGTAGATTTTAAAGTTATCAGTGGACAAGTTTTTGTAGATAGAGATGGAACTTTCTTTAAATACATCCTGGATTATATGAGGACAGGTCAAATCACCTTGCCAGCAGAATTCTCTGACTACAATGGCTTGGCTCAAGAAGCACAGTTCTATGGTTTGCATCCTTTGGCACTTTGGGTTGAGAGGAACAGCCATCGATCCAGAGTTGAGGTTCTAGAGTTGCGCTTCTCTGTCCAGGAAACTCACGGATTCTTCCAAATATTCTGCTCCAACAACAAAACTCTGGAGGCTTTGGCGAGAAGGATATCCATTTTTGTGGAACATCCAAATCTGAATGGGAATTTCCCACACCTGCCTCAGAACTCCAGCACACCTCATCCTGTACCAGTCCAGAGACCCTCTCACCACAACATGGTGTTCCACTGTGGGACTGACCAACTAGCCAGTGATGATTTCTCTGCCAG GTTTGTAACTATTGAGCCGGATGACAGAAAGCTTTTCAACAGCACCAACGTCCTGGGCCTGCTGGTAGACACCCTTCTGAAGGATGGGTTTCGCCTGATCGACACAAGGACAGTTTCCCAAGAGGAGAAGACTGAATGCTACATGTTTGAAAGGAGCAGGAATACCCAGATCGTTGTACTGAGTGAAACCCCCAGGGCAGAACATCTcagaagacagaacacacagagccAGCTTGTTGAAGGAAAGAAAAAGTGA
- the LOC124008148 gene encoding emopamil-binding protein-like, which translates to MVSAAFKETQSLFTPVTVYSLLACATQFVVGYILAQIWGRKCSGTDRWVLVWLFYDAIVHITLEGPFVYMSLVGTVATSDNIFAELWKEYGKADERWLHSDPTIVSLELLTVVLDGILALVLVYAIVKDKHYRHFVQITLCVCELYGGWMTFCPDWLAGSPNLNTNHWLYLWIYLVFFNGVWVVVPGLLLWQSWLSLKRLHPSYQAPKKQK; encoded by the exons ATGGTATCGGCGGCGTTTAAAGAAACCCAATCTCTCTTTACTCCAGTGACGGTTTATTCTCTGCTGGCCTGCGCCACTCAGTTCGTCGTGGGATACATCCTCGCGCAGATATGGGGAAGAAAATGCTCTGGAACTGATAGATGGGTGCTCGTGTGGCTTTTCTACGACGCAATTGTTCACATTACTTTG GAAGGACCCTTTGTTTACATGTCACTTGTTGGAACCGTGGCAACTTCAGACAATATTTTTGCTGAACTTT GGAAGGAGTATGGAAAGGCAGATGAGCGCTGGCTCCACTCTGACCCCACCATCGTCTCCTTGGAGCTGCTGACGGTCGTCCTGGATGGCATCCTGGCGCTGGTGCTTGTCTATGCCATCGTCAAGGACAAACACTACAG GCACTTTGTCCAGATCACGTTGTGCGTGTGTGAGTTGTACGGAGGCTGGATGACCTTCTGTCCAGACTGGCTGGCAGGCAGCCCCAACCTCAACACAAACCACTGGCTCTACTTATGGATCTACCTGGTCTTCTTCAATGGGGTGTGGGTGGTGGTGCCTGGACTGCTGCTGTGGCAATCATGGCTGTCACTCAAACGACTTCACCCCTCCTACCAAGCACCGAAGAAGCAGAAATAG